The following proteins come from a genomic window of Pelmatolapia mariae isolate MD_Pm_ZW linkage group LG17, Pm_UMD_F_2, whole genome shotgun sequence:
- the si:dkeyp-27e10.3 gene encoding UPF0606 protein KIAA1549 isoform X1, which yields MDAVTLPGPSSSTRTRMEPRTSACRRTLGVVLLVAGTLVSMVTSSSPAAVVLEFNRTTDSSSHPSSPSSSSTSSRPSPPSHPSDSGYHSNGGGAGSAEDPDSGAQGIHLLLRPPDLLSPSLPPPLPPHSQPTLTPPPPWDQGPSLEEAWGSGDYLETLSFMVPEGDEMALATPLPSHPYDGDNGGDWVSYDTSFPARPTLSLSSKLPLSPSSSTPNIPLHTQPAHPDVFPTWEEDYDLEDMIPLEPTELLLPDMNSLEYYTNLLAREREKERQREREREKEKEREKEKEREKVNENDSKPVLTPTATHTHHPPSTPSSSPIAPPGLEPKHPPRQPTPPLSLTPILTGEEKTPAPSATPKIPSTPTPLAPKHKDYVSVPSRHPSRPPSNTTSWVPPPPPLGPPTRPERPERPTVVTEMPAKAPPTKATTTTKATTTTTTAIITTTQITAISLTRAPPVTTPRVAQTPPTRQYLCNVTKPEMYLVRVVSSKGSSAGFSQVRDLLKRDFNRSVELQFLRTPSSFAFRVVSGPLIFTAMSVINALRRPPPRFGPIPTVSPLYTIPDLRYQIHSVLQFVPTHVDIRVCNFSERVERGLTMAYAETRKRLHEGGNATVQLLNITMSVARPAVEQKVPVDITFAVRDGRGYLLGSEVSEHLRKLSLVEFSFYVGFPALQIAEPFHYPELNTSHHLRSTWVRTVLLGVQEQLVAERSFKARLERRLALLLEEGLQETSRRRWKRATAVGNNSLQVVRVSRLSGAERPLEVFYFVEGPGGERVPADVTADTLNRVDLQRAAIVLGHRVQRPLAQSVETISVPPAETQSSSIWLIVGVVVPVVLAVFIIIILYWKLCGSEKLEFQPDAINTIQQRQKLQAPSVKGFDFAKLHLGQHSKDDIMVIQESGPLPAPVKEATPSDGGDLNTPKSKGSSTKVSRPSRRRGRLSPSDGDSLGSDQSSGRESAEESTRPVATPSEGKQHRKTPKNGRSKMGAPSGSGPDELLSSSSIFDHVDRLSRGSSDGTRRQANKVQLIAMQPRPSPPQPHVPSQPSPSLTEKVNTEVALRHKSEIEHHRNKLRQRAKRRGQCEFPSMDDIMDAFGDGPVQSEAAQRLYSSAHDHMDCILQADAASPPTPTDSRKRGRRSPRSRRAQPGPGSLPDTDRDRLLTDQSATYRKYPGLNNVAYMSDPDLPPDHGSPSPTDEVFDPAPAPPPYMPPQPSIEEARQQMHSLLDDAFALVSPSSQGSAGVSSALPSPSPQSWPPNQQWGSYPAAPPHSPFSARYAELGMSPTSVQGLLQRQGLSSGGYVSTGDQLQESIYSNRGQYEDPPSSSRPRPVGGSTGAQLHHLTQVGLSSQIGAYPGVGRSMSGPTGSSWNQQHSDQDLSRPGASRESVMSFPEFSSSSVFQMPSSSLRDPSAPPLLLTSPTPEYPPEDASPSAHTSASLIKAIREELRRLAQKQAAVTSYP from the exons TTGTGCTGGAATTCAACAGAACGACTGATTCTTCGTCACATCcgtcatcaccatcatcatcctccACCTCTTCTAGACCCTCACCTCCCAGCCACCCCTCAGACTCTGGATACCACAGTAACGGTGGTGGTGCAGGCTCAGCAGAGGACCCAGACTCTGGTGCTCAGGGGATCCACCTCCTCCTGAGACCTCCAGACCTCCTGTCCCCCAGTCTACCTCCACCACTCCCCCCACATAGCCAGCCCACCCTCACTCCTCCTCCCCCCTGGGATCAGGGGCCCTCGCTGGAGGAGGCCTGGGGGTCTGGGGACTACCTGGAGACTCTGTCCTTCATGGTACCTGAAGGTGACGAGATGGCCCTCGCCACGCCACTGCCCAGCCACCCCTATGATGGGGACAATGGGGGGGACTGGGTCTCTTATGACACCTCCTTTCCTGCTCGCCCCAccctctcactgtcatccaaacttcccctctccccctcctcctcaacCCCCAACATCCCCCTTCACACTCAGCCTGCCCATCCAGATGTCTTCCCCACCTGGGAAGAGGACTATGACTTGGAGGACATGATCCCACTGGAGCCGACGGAGCTGCTGCTGCCTGACATGAACAGTCTGGAGTACTACACAAACCTGTTGGCTcgggagagggagaaggagaggcagagggagagggagagggagaaggagaaggagagggagaaggagaaggagagggaaAAGGTAAACGAGAACGACTCCAAACCTGTCCTTACACCTACAGCAACACACACCCACCATCCTCCTTCTACCCCATCCTCGAGCCCCATTGCTCCTCCAGGATTGGAGCCTAAGCATCCCCCAAGACAGCCCACACCTCCCCTCAGCCTTACACCTATCCTCACAGGTGAGGAGAAGACACCTGCTCCATCAGCCACCCCCAAGATCCCTTCCACCCCTACTCCTCTTgctccaaaacacaaagactatGTCTCGGTCCCAAGCAGGCACCCTTCCCGACCCCCATCCAACACCACCAGCTGGGTGCCTCCCCCTCCGCCGCTGGGACCCCCCACCCGCCCTGAGAGACCAGAGAGGCCCACAGTGGTCACTGAGATGCCAGCAAAGGCTCCTCCCACCAAGGCCACAACCACTACTAAGGctaccacaacaacaaccaccgccatcatcaccaccacccaAATCACAGCCATCAGCCTGACCAGAGCCCCTCCAGTCACCACACCCAGAGTGGCCCAGACCCCACCCACCAGACAATACCTGTGCAATGTCACCAAGCCAGAAATGTACCTGGTCAGAGTAG TCAGCTCCAAAGGCTCgtctgctggtttcagtcaggTCCGAGATCTTCTGAAAAGAGACTTCAACCGCTCAGTGGAGCTGCAG TTCTTGAGAACTCCATCCAGTTTTGCCTTTCGCGTTGTGTCGGGACCGCTGATCTTCACTGCCATGTCCGTCATCAATGCCCTCCGCCGACCGCCGCCACGCTTCGGCCCCATTCCCACAGTTTCACCACTGTACACCATACCTGACCTCAGGTATCAGATCCACTCTGTGCTGCAGTTTGTTCCCACTCATGTTGACATTCGAGTCTGCAACTTCAGTGAACGGGTGGAGAGAGGGCTCACCATGGCGTACGCAGAGACACGGAAGAGATTACATGAGGGAGGGAATGCCACCGTACAG TTGCTGAACATCACCATGAGCGTGGCCCGGCCAGCGGTGGAGCAGAAGGTTCCCGTCGACATCACGTTTGCGGTGCGGGATGGCCGGGGCTACCTgctggggtcagaggtcagtgaaCACCTGAGGAAGCTCAGCCTGGTGGAGTTCAGCTTCTACGTGGGATTTCCTGCGCTGCAGATCGCTGAAC CCTTTCACTACCCTGAGCTCAACACTTCACACCACCTGCGCTCCACCTGGGTCCGTACAG TCCTGCTGGGAGTTCAGGAGCAGCTGGTGGCCGAGAGAAGCTTTAAGGCTCGTCTGGAGAGACGTCTGGCTCTGCTGTTGGAGGAGGGACTGCAGGAAACCAGCAGGAGACGCTGGAAGAGAGCCACAGCAGTGGGCAACAACAGTCTACAG GTGGTGCGGGTCTCCAGGCTGTCAGGGGCAGAGCGCCCTCTGGAGGTCTTTTATTTTGTGGAGGGTCCCGGTGGAGAGAGGGTCCCTGCTGACGTGACCGCCGACACTCTGAACCGTGTGGACCTTCAAAGGGCCGCCATTGTCCTTGGACACCGCGTGCAGAGACCGCTGGCCCAAT CTGTGGAGACGATCTCTGTCCCTCCAGCTGAGACTCAGAGCAGCAGCATCTGGCTGATTGTCGGTGTTGTTGTCCCGGTCGTACTGGccgtcttcatcatcatcattctgTACTGGAAGCTCTGCGGTTCCGAGAAGCTTGAGTTCCAGCCGGACGCCATTAACACCATCCAGCAGAGgcaaaag CTTCAGGCTCCCAGCGTTAAAGGCTTCGACTTTGCAAAGCTTCACCTGGGTCAGCACAGTAAGGATGACATCATGGTGATCCAGGAGTCCGGTCCACTTCCTGCACCAGTAAAGGAAGCCACGCCCTCTGATGGCGGAGACCTCAACACCCCCAAATCCAAAGGATCATCCACCAAGGTGTCGCGGCCGAGCCGCCGCAGGGGGAG GCTCAGCCCATCAGACGGTGACTCGTTAGGAAGCGACCAATCGAGCGGCAGGGAGTCAGCAGAAGAAAGCACCCGACCTGTGGCCACACCCAGCGAGGGGAAACAGCACAGGAAGACACCCAAAAATG GGAGGAGCAAAATGG GTGCTCCATCAGGCAGCGGCCCGGACGAACTTCTGTCCTCGTCCTCCATCTTTGACCATGTGGACCGCCTGTCCCGCGGGTCGTCTGACGGCACCCGTCGTCAGGCCAACAAGGTGCAGCTCATCGCCATGCAACCACGTCCGAGCCCGCCGCAGCCACATGTCCCATCACAGCCAAGCCCCTCCCTCACTGAAAAGGTCAACACAGAG GTGGCGCTGCGGCAcaagtcagagattgagcatcaCCGGAACAAACTGCGACAGCGTGCTAAGAGGCGGGGACAGTGCGAGTTTCCGTCCATGGATGACATCATGGACGCATTTGGAGATGGTCCGGTTCAGAGTGAGGCGGCACAGCGACTCTACAGCTCTGCCCACGACCACATGGACTGCATCCTGCAGGCCGATGCTGCCTCACCCCCAACTCCCACCGACTCCAGGAAAAG AGGGAGGCGCTCTCCTAGGAGTCGGCGGGCTCAGCCAGGACCTGGAAGTCTTCCTGACACAGACAGAGACCGGCTGCTCACCGATCAGAGCGCCACCTACAGGAAATACCCCGGACTCAACAACGTGGCCTACATG TCGGACCCCGACCTGCCCCCGGACCATGGCAGCCCCTCCCCCACTGACGAGGTCTTTGACCCTGCCCCGGCCCCGCCCCCCTACATGCCCCCCCAGCCCTCCATTGAAGAGGCCCGGCAGCAGATGCACTCTCTTCTGGATGACGCCTTTGCCCTGGTGTCGCCGTCCTCGCAGGGCAGCGCCGGGGTAAGCTCTGCCCTGCCCAGCCCCTCCCCTCAGAGCTGGCCCCCAAACCAGCAGTGGGGCTCTTACCCAGCAGCCCCCCCTCACAGCCCCTTCTCTGCA AGATATGCAGAGCTGGGGATGTCCCCCACCTCAGTCCAGGGCCTGCTGCAGAG GCAGGGGCTGAGCTCAGGAGGGTATGTGTCTACTGGAGATCAGCTGCAGGAGTCCATTTACTCCAACAGGGGGCAGTATGAGGACCCACCCTCCTCCTCTAGACCTCGACCTGTAGGAGGGAGCACAG GTGCACAGCTCCATCACCTGACCCAGGTGGGTCTGTCCAGTCAGATTGGTGCATACCCTGGGGTGGGTCGCAGCATGTCGGGCCCCACTGGCTCTAGCTGGAATCAGCAGCACTCAGACCAGGACCTTTCCAGGCCGGGAGCCAGCAGAGAGAGC GTGATGTCCTTTCCTGagttctcctcttcctctgttttCCAGATGCCCAGCTCCTCATTGCGGGACCCATCAGCTCCACCTCTCCTCTTGACCTCACCAACTCCAGAATATCCGCCTGAGGACGCATCACCATCCGCCCACACCTCCGCCTCTCTTATAAAGGCCATCAGGGAGGAGCTGCGACGTCTCGCACAGAAACAGGCGGCAGTGACCAGCTACCCGTAA